The Roseovarius nanhaiticus nucleotide sequence CGCCAATGTCCCGAGAGGGCCGCAGGCCTGGCAGGGAATTGGCGATGCTTGTTTGAGAAAGGGCGCGTTACGCCGCCCTCCGGTCATCGATTTCCATCAGCGCATCGAGCGGCACGCGGTAGGGCTGCATGGCGTCGAAATCCTCGCAATTGCCGCAGTTCTGCACGATCGCGAAGGTGTCGCAGGCATCCTTGAGGATAACCCGGAAGGTGCCGCCGAGGCCCGAGGGCACTTCGTAGGTCCCGCCGATGAGATAATCCGAAGCCCGGCGCACGAAGACACGGATGCTGTGGCCATCGGTTGCGAGCCGGATCGCCCCCCGCCCCCGGTCGATGAGCACCTGCACGTCATCCAGGATGTCGGTGTAGAACTGGCCGGTCAGATCGCGAAACGCCATGCGGCGCTGCGCCATCCAGTCGGTGTCCCGAAACGGGTTCATGCCATCGGCGAAGGCGAAGGAGGGATCGGCCTGCTCGGTCGTGACGATACGGGTGGTCGTGCCATCGATGCCGTTCGAGCGCAGATGCACACCATTGCCAACGATCAGGATCAGGGCCGGCCTGTCCACGGGCCCGTTCCAGTTGGGCAGGAAGGTCTGGCAGGCGCGCGCATGTGCGATTTGCGCCGCGACAGCGGAGGCAGAGAACTTGAGAATAGCCATGAGGATGTCTTTCGGTTGGGTGTGGGGGGGGCGACCCGCGCGGGGGGCATGGTCCACGCGCGGGTCACTTGATGCATCAGGCCGCTTGCGCGACCGCGCTGGCAGGCTCGGGGGTTTCCGCAGCGGGCTCCGCCTCATCAAAGGCGATACCGGCGGTCTGCATCATCGGCGGGCACCAGGCGGCCACGGCAGCGCGCTGCGCGTCCGTCAGTGTGGCGAAGGGTTCAGCGAAGAGCTTGTCGCAGAAGGCGACGATCTCCTTCTTGCTCGATGAGGCGAGCGTCACCGCCTCCTGGGCGAGACCCAGATCCTCACCGAGGATCCTCAGGAGCCAGGCCTTTTTAAAGCGATTGAAGAGCGCCGCGTTCGGCGTCCAGTGGGCGCGGATGTCGGGCATGATCTCGATCTCGAACGCATGCATCAGGCTGTCGCGCTGGCGGTCCCGCGCGAAGCAGGACTGCGTGGTGCTGGCCGCGGCATAGGCCACGAGCTTGGCCTTCTCGCCTGCCTCCAGCGCGCGGAACGCCGCGAACTGATCGGCAGGGGACCGGGTGTCATCGAGCCAGGAGAGGTCCAGCACATCATGCGCCGCCGCCGCCTGCTCGAGCGAGGTCTCGTCGATCTCGTCCATCTTGGCATGGCTGCGGTATTCCTTGCGGGCATCGATCTTGATCGCCTGCGTGACACTCATGCCACTGGCCAGAACGTCACTGACCAGCTTGAAGAGCGTCAGATCGAGCGTGGCCTCCGGATGCAGCGCCATCGCGGCCCCGAGCGCCATGGCCCGCTCGGTCTTGAGGTCCTCGGCCAGCGAGGCCGGGTAGGTGATTTCGCCGGCGTCCGGTGCCTCCTCCCCCGTCGGGTTGACCGACGAGCCGCGCGCGCCCTCCTCTTTCACGGTGTCCTCGGGGCGCACGAGGCCGATGTAGAGCGTCACCTGCCCGTTCGACCAGGACGCAATCACACCGGCGCGGGCGAGGTCCTCGGCGCTATAGGCCTCCTGCAGATCGCGGGCTTCCTCTTCCAGAGCGTCCACGCGCTCGTAAAGGGCATTGTAGGCATCGTCTTCGAGCCCCTCATCCTCCATCTCGAGTTGCAGTTTCTCAAGTTCAGCGGTGATCTCATCCACGCGCTTCTGGGCGGTCTCATCCGGCTCGACGGGTCCTGGGTAGACGCGGCCATATTCGGCCATGGTCGCGTAATCATAGCGCACCATTGCATCGGCCCAGGCAAAGCCCAGCTTTATGCGAGCCTCTTCGGCGGCGGCCCCGAGCTTCTCGAGTAGGATGGTTTCGACCAGCGCCGCATCCTCGAGCACTGAATGCTCTTCCAGCAGATCGGCCGCGATCGCTCCGCCGCGGGCCTCATAGTCCTCGCGCACGAAGGCCCCGATATCATCGCTGACCTGGACGCCGCGGGACTTGAGCGCCTGGCGGACTGTATAGGCCTGCAGGTAGCTATCTTCCTTGGTGAGCGCCTCGAAGACCTCGCGCTGCACCTCCTGGCTCGGATGCTCCGCAAAGGCCTTCATCGTGTCGAGCGTGATGGTCTTAGCCCGGGCCGCAGCGCGAATGTCGGGGTGGATCAGACCGTAGCGCAACCGGCCTTTCACGGCCGCCACCGTGGTGCCGAAGGTCTTGGCGATCGTCTCGGGCGTCTGGCCGTCGACTTCCATCATCCGGGCGAAAGCCTCGAACTCGTCGATGGCGTTCATGGGGGCCTGGGTGATGTTCTCGGCGAGGGACAGCGCCGTCGTCACGTCGCAATCCTCGGGCACAAGGCGGCAGTCGACCTTGGTTTTCGCGGTGAACCCCTTCTCGCTCTTGTCCGCGACCAGCTCCTTCAGGGCTGCATGGCGCCGTCCACCGGCCAGCACGGCGTATTTGCCGTCGAACTTCTGGACGAGGAGCGGCTGCAGGAGGCCCAGCACAGCGATGCTGGCCTTCAGATGCGCGATGTTCTCGGGGTCATAGGTTTCCGGCGCGTTGCTGCGCACATTGGCGGCATGCGGGACGAGATCGCCGATAGCGACGGTGAGGGGGGCAAAACTTGTGGTCATGGGATATCCTTCCAGATGGGTTAGGTGTGGCCCGCGCCTCTACGCGCGGGACCAATCCCCGGCTTCGGGGATCACCACGAAAAAAGGCCCGCTTTGCCTTTTTTGGGGGCAGCGGGCCTTAGTCGTCTGAGATGTCACGGGGAGGCGTCCCCTGCCCTTCTACCAGTCGCGCGCCAGCATGACGGTCAGTACGCGCATTGTGGTCACGGGATTGCCCGGGGTCTCGGCCCCGTAGCGGAAATCCGAATCCGCTTCATAGAGATCGATTTTCCAGAACACGGTCTCGCCCCGGATCTCGACCGCCCCGAAATCATGCCATCCCTCGGGATCATTGTCCTGCTCAAAGGTGGTAAACTCACCGGTGGCTTTCACCGCCTCGGCCATAAAGCCGTCACCGGCCTCCATGAGCGAGCGGGTGACATGCATCCGGCCTTGGATGGGCTGCGCGGGCGGCACTCCAAGGCACGCGAGCTTGCGGAACGCGTCGTTCTGCGCGGCGATCACACTCGGATCCGGGCATTCTGTCTGGGGCTGTGCAGTGATGGTCATAGGGCTCTCCTTTGAGAAGTTGAAACACCCTTCCCAAAGCCTGCTTTTTCTTTTCTGCTTGGCGGAAGGACCGAAGCAGAAGGTGCCCTACCCGAACAGCCCCTTGGGTCTGTAATTCGGGTTAGGGATGGTTTCGATCCAGCCGCCTTGGTGCTTGATGCTCTCGAGCGCTGCCGAGAGCGGATAAGCACCCTCGGACGGGCTCCACCAATAGGCACCGCGCTTGAAGGTGATGATCTTGCGGCGGCCGTCTTCAAAGCAGGCCACCCGCAGCGCCTTGGGTTCCTTGCGTGACATGCGAGTCTCCGTTCTCCGTGTGGTCAGGCGGCCTCGGCACTGCGCCCTGCCCTGCCCACCTCCGATCTGGCGATCAGATAGTCGCAGGCGCGCTGCGCATCGGCGGCATGGCGGAAGATCGCACCCTTGTCCGACCGAAGAACGCGCAACCAGTTGTGGAGGTAGGCGGCATTCATCTCGAGCGTATGCGCCGTGAAGCCGAGCGTCTGACCCAGGAACACCGAGGTCAGTTCCGCGACGATCTCCTCGCGCGCATAGGACGTGTTGCCAAACTTCGAGAACCCGAAATCACGGTTCAGTCGATGTGGGGCTTTCGTGGCATGGGCCAGCTCATGGGCCCAGACCCCGTAGAAATTGCGCGGGTCCTGGAACCGCGTGATGGATGGCATATAGACCTTGTCCACGGGGGGCAAATAGTACGCCTCCGTGCCCGTGAAGACGGTTGTGATGTCGATGGCATCGAAAAACGCCTGCATGTGCGGGATCGGCTCGGACGGCGGATGCTCGGGTACGGGCTCCGGGTCAGGGTAGAAACTGTCGGGCAGGCCATCGATCTGGCAGGCATTGAACACGCGATAGGATTTCTGGAAGCGGAAGATACGGGCTTCCTCGGAGTGATCATCCCCGTCGCTATGATCATGCTCATCGCCGGCGTCTTTCCGGCTTTGACCGTAGTAAACAACGACAGAGGACTTCTCGCCCTTACGGACCTTTGCATCCAACGCATTGGCTTGCGGCAACGTCATCCAGAAGGGAGAACTGTGGCCCGCCATCACAGTCCGCATGGTCAGCAGGAAGTTGTTCACCCCTTGGTAGGGTTCTCCGCCCACGCGCAGGGGACGAGACCTGCCACCTGCGGTCCATGGCTCGCGCCACGGCAGGACGCCGCGCTCGATGATGCGGATGATTTCGTTTGTGATGACCTCGGAGGCATCGAATTTGGGCGTGCGGGATCGGGCCATGGCTGGCGTCCTTTCGAGTTTTGGTGAGAGGGAGTGGTGACTAGGTTGACCGACAGAGCCGCGGATCGTTGGTGATGCTCGCGCCGAGCTGTTCGGCCATGTCGATGTAGGTGGTCAGCGACACGGACCTGCCGGGACCCGAAGGTTCAGAGTCGTCCGATCCGTCCCGCGCCACCCGCGGCAGGTTCGCGAAGGCGATGACATCGGTGACGGGTCGGATATCGATGAACGGGGTCCCTTGTGCGACCGCGAGGGCGGCCAAGGGAAAGCGCTTGATCGGCGCGAAGGTCGACACGGTGGTCCAACCGAGATGGAGGAATGTCCCGCCCTCCCCGCAGATCACATGCGCGTTAGGCAACAGCGCCGCCTGCTTCAGATAACCGAGATCACGTAGGACGGTCTCGCGCTCGCGCCGTTGTGCCTGCCCCGTCTGGCCGGTTCGGCGTAGTTCCTTGTGTCGCCACCACGAGGCAGCGGTCGCGCGCAATACGCGCAAGACACCTGTTTGCATGAGAATGCCCTTCATCAGGAACGGCAGACCGGAATCCGGCCCGGACCCATCTGAGGGACCTCAAAGGCCCTCATCCGTCAGTCACAAAACCCGAAGAACACTTTCACTCTTTAGGGATCTGATGCCGAGGAGCGTTAAATGCAAAGCTCATGAGAACGTAGGATCCTCCACTTTCCGGCATCAGACCCCAATGAGGAACAGGATCAGGCCCGGACACCCTCTTTCGGGCATCCTCAGGCCTGACCTCCCCCGGCCCTCCTCTTCCTCTCAAACCCCATGATTTCCGCAGGTGGCTTGATTTTGTTCCTGTTATGTTCTATGTTGAAAGCCACGCTAAGAAGGGAGATCCCCGATGGAAAGCACCACTTACGCCCTGCCCGCGACGCCAAAGCAGATCGCCTATGCGCGCGCACTGGCCCTTCGCAACCAGACGCTTCTGCCGTGTGAGGTTCAGCAAGATCGGCGCTCCTTGAGCGCCTGGATCGACGCACAGGCCAAGCTGAAGCCGGGCACGCAGGACAGCCGCCCGACATCAAAGCAGGTCGCCTTTGCCGAGCGCCTCGCCCGCATCAAGCG carries:
- a CDS encoding DUF3768 domain-containing protein; amino-acid sequence: MTITAQPQTECPDPSVIAAQNDAFRKLACLGVPPAQPIQGRMHVTRSLMEAGDGFMAEAVKATGEFTTFEQDNDPEGWHDFGAVEIRGETVFWKIDLYEADSDFRYGAETPGNPVTTMRVLTVMLARDW
- a CDS encoding ParB/RepB/Spo0J family partition protein — translated: MTTSFAPLTVAIGDLVPHAANVRSNAPETYDPENIAHLKASIAVLGLLQPLLVQKFDGKYAVLAGGRRHAALKELVADKSEKGFTAKTKVDCRLVPEDCDVTTALSLAENITQAPMNAIDEFEAFARMMEVDGQTPETIAKTFGTTVAAVKGRLRYGLIHPDIRAAARAKTITLDTMKAFAEHPSQEVQREVFEALTKEDSYLQAYTVRQALKSRGVQVSDDIGAFVREDYEARGGAIAADLLEEHSVLEDAALVETILLEKLGAAAEEARIKLGFAWADAMVRYDYATMAEYGRVYPGPVEPDETAQKRVDEITAELEKLQLEMEDEGLEDDAYNALYERVDALEEEARDLQEAYSAEDLARAGVIASWSNGQVTLYIGLVRPEDTVKEEGARGSSVNPTGEEAPDAGEITYPASLAEDLKTERAMALGAAMALHPEATLDLTLFKLVSDVLASGMSVTQAIKIDARKEYRSHAKMDEIDETSLEQAAAAHDVLDLSWLDDTRSPADQFAAFRALEAGEKAKLVAYAAASTTQSCFARDRQRDSLMHAFEIEIMPDIRAHWTPNAALFNRFKKAWLLRILGEDLGLAQEAVTLASSSKKEIVAFCDKLFAEPFATLTDAQRAAVAAWCPPMMQTAGIAFDEAEPAAETPEPASAVAQAA
- a CDS encoding regulator — its product is MAILKFSASAVAAQIAHARACQTFLPNWNGPVDRPALILIVGNGVHLRSNGIDGTTTRIVTTEQADPSFAFADGMNPFRDTDWMAQRRMAFRDLTGQFYTDILDDVQVLIDRGRGAIRLATDGHSIRVFVRRASDYLIGGTYEVPSGLGGTFRVILKDACDTFAIVQNCGNCEDFDAMQPYRVPLDALMEIDDRRAA
- a CDS encoding DUF6330 family protein, translating into MSRKEPKALRVACFEDGRRKIITFKRGAYWWSPSEGAYPLSAALESIKHQGGWIETIPNPNYRPKGLFG
- a CDS encoding ArdC family protein; its protein translation is MARSRTPKFDASEVITNEIIRIIERGVLPWREPWTAGGRSRPLRVGGEPYQGVNNFLLTMRTVMAGHSSPFWMTLPQANALDAKVRKGEKSSVVVYYGQSRKDAGDEHDHSDGDDHSEEARIFRFQKSYRVFNACQIDGLPDSFYPDPEPVPEHPPSEPIPHMQAFFDAIDITTVFTGTEAYYLPPVDKVYMPSITRFQDPRNFYGVWAHELAHATKAPHRLNRDFGFSKFGNTSYAREEIVAELTSVFLGQTLGFTAHTLEMNAAYLHNWLRVLRSDKGAIFRHAADAQRACDYLIARSEVGRAGRSAEAA